DNA sequence from the Pseudochaenichthys georgianus chromosome 8, fPseGeo1.2, whole genome shotgun sequence genome:
gctaaacatttgctagatacatgttggctagctaatgagcttcacatatcaacctgaaaaactgcgaggctccactcgcagcccccccccccccccaccacagttactccgctgcacgcacccccaactctgactgacttcccgcgtccctatgtaactgggaaactgatagaattggatcataagatcgtggtgtttttgcaacttcagcataggggatagggatatttattgaacttcggtttaacacatatatggctctgccgctcagcgctgctgcttgcttcagtctgtgtctggcgttctttcgcacctgcctgtaatctgagaaggtcccgcctctctggctggctcccgcccggaaaatcttcagtaatagcctatcagatagcgctgtgggcgggacattgctcgtgtacacagagtggtgactACAGCCAGAGAAAcagccgcatcagagccaaagttttatcgggaatttgataaaaaaaaggctggtaccgataatcggtcaaatgcggaatatcggcaACTAGTGTGAAGACAAGGAAAAACAATAGCAACAGATGGGGAACCCTCTCTCAGGACTGACAAACGGGCAAtagatgtgtgtgtatatagaaTAAAATTAGAACATAGAAAATCTAAATGACCAAAATAATGAAAGAACACGAAAGAAAAATGCATTCTTTGGAAAATAGGACGGATGAGCAATCTTGATGGCATTAGTCTTAAAAAATATTATCTGAACATTTTAGTTGCAGCTGCAATCTGTCCCCATCTTATCTATCGACTATGCTATAATCAAGGCAAGCTACCAGTTATGatttgaagaagaaaaaaaatccatCCCGTTATGCCAGGTTTAATAATTTATTGCAATACCTTCATCGATGTGGTTTTTTGGATAGTCCAACATTTACTGACAACCAAGCAAACACATCATAGGTGAATTAACTTAGCATTTGTCTGGGGAAGTACGCTGGACACACATGACCACAAAGATGGTATCTGCAATTGTCTGAGAAAATATatttggggggaaaaagtgtTGTATCGGCAATGCTTTACCATAACAAGCATTCATCTCAAGGGCATTACCCTTTTTCCTGAGATATAAACAGGCATATTGAAGGTTTAGAGTTAGCCTTGTGATGGGGAAGGACACAGAAAGTAAACAGCTCTGTGACGGGACTTTATTTGTCAAAGTCACTCGCTCAGGCTGTTATTTGAGTGTGCGTTTCAGTCTCCCCTTTGGATTTCATTAGAGAACGAGTCAGGTTGAAGCTTCTTCAGAATGACATTGTTAGGATGTCTGACACATTACGGCATTTAAAGCAGCTACCTCGAAACTAGAGCCAAAGAACAAAACAATTCCACAGAAGGTTCATCTcaacagatgagttctgtagaAATAAATATGATGCATAAAGTGTCAAGTACAGTTTGTAATGTATTCATGACCCAGCATTTTAATGTAATTGATAAAAGCCTTCAACCAAGTAGTGATGTCATAAAATAGGCAAATGATTTTGTGCTTCACATTTGTTCAAAATACTAAGTTGTGTCTGTAACAACAAATTAGTGAATCCTATTGTCGCGCAATTTGTTTATACAAAACAGAAAGTATGtctctccaacacacacagaggtggagAAAGCAAAAGCCATCTGATAACTGAGGAAGGAGACACATAGAAACTTCCCGACACAGAGAGACCCGTTTCTGTAACCTAAACCACTGAATGCCTAATGTCATACACCCTGACCCCAGCTACCCTTTCAAGGTGAGGACCTTCAGATAAAGTTCTGAGTACTTATCTGTACTAACAGCACACCAGAAATGCATACAAATGGTTTCATCTGCAAATTTAAACAAACAGTCATCACAAAAGTACTTCGCTTTTGTTTTAGCAAAGTGTTCCCTGTCACACAAACAGGGTCAAGAAGTCCAACACaaaatgccacacacacacacaaaatgccacacacacacacaaaatgccaCACaaaatgccacacacacacacacacacacacacacacacacacacacacacacacacacacacacacacacacacacacacacattaccttaGAAGGGTCAATAATGAAAGGAAATTCACCTTATATAATGTCTGCATGTTCATATATTATAAAAATAAGGAGAATGTTATACCTTATACTTCTCAGTACAGTATTTAATTGTACATTCTgttatcttttttttgtttaagcCTTTGAACCTAGTGCATTGTAAAACCTTATATTTATCAAGTTTGTGGAATCAGTAGGTCTCACGAACACATAGAAGAACCTAAATTAGTGAGCATGCCCTCATAGAAAGGCTGGTATTTAACATATACTGGTCTTAAAGACCAGCAGTTTTCTATGCATCAATGCATCTACCTCCTGGGTTGTAAATCACATATCTGATTAGATGGACAGAATGGCGGGCTCTTCACTCACCGTGCAGTGCTATGGCCTCCCTGAAGGGCTGCAGGTCTGCCTCCACAGATGAGCCGGTCTCTGCCGGAGAGTTAGCCCGACTCGGGGCCACCATGGCCAGCCGGGTGTTGGTCCTGCTACTCCTGTGCGGTGGTGCTTTGCCGCACAGAAAGCTGATAAGATCCTCCCTGCGGATGGTTCTCCGTCGCTTCTTCACCCAGGCCAGCATGTCCTGCAATCCAATACAAGCGCAATCCGTCCTTAGGCAAGGTTTCATTTTATGATGCAATTTATATCCCTCTTGAACACGCCTGCTGTGTACTCCTAAAATAATCTAAAAGCACTGGTTCTTACATTTCAAACAAATGTGACAGGAAGGGGTAGCATCACAATTTGCCCGGATGCAGGAGAAACAAGACCCACCTTATTACGGCGCTGGTGGCCTGTCTGGATGCCCCGATCAAAGGTTCTCTGATGGGCCTCCACACTCTCTGagatggtaaaaaaaacacaatataaaAATAATTAGAATTTTTCATTATCATGTGTTGGAACGCCAAGCAGATATTGACACCTTAAATAACATACAGCTTGAAAATATGTTTGGCATAGGAACATGGAGACATCTAAGTATCACGGGTTATGGTGTACACACTTTTATTTCTATACATTTTTGGGGAAAAACATAAGAGGAGAATCACATGACAGACAGCTTTTGACAGAAACAGCAAATTACTTCTGGAAGTTGCTCACTCCCTAAAGCTAATTCTACCCTCTTCCAGGTTTTGGAAGGTAAACTGCCAAATTGGGAGTCAAGTCCAGTACAATCTCATTCTTACTACAACAAACCGCCTCCCTTTTACTGGTAATTTCTTTACATTGTTATACCATTTTTTATACCCTTTAAATAAGGTCTATTTTTCATCTATCCCTACAGTGAACATGACACACAGACATTCCAAAGACCTGCAAGCCCCATGAGAGACAGATCAATAGAGCGGATAAGAGTGTTTACCACTTGTTGGATGAGCCTGTCAATAAAACATGTCTGCATTTACAAGTACAATGATAGTCAGCAACAATCTGTATTGATCAAATTAAAgcacacaaacaactgtaggtGTAGTAGTTAGCAGACCGATATACCTTGCCCAATAGCACGAGTATGGAGAGATGTGGTTATATAGTTACCTTTGTAGAGGTTGGTGACTGCTGTGGCAGAGTTCTGAAATGGCACCCACAATGACAGGCCCTGCTGATGGCATACTCTGTCTGTGTCGGAAAGGGGAAATATGTTTAGTTTCTATACATAACACACATGTGAACGAAAGCAGTCTGGATAAATGTGACCTAAAAAAGGACAACAAAACATTTGAGAGGCTTGGTGATTACAGGGTTGAAGTGGAGATCATTTTCATTCGCCATTTTGTCCTGCTTCTAAAATTGCAGGGACATGGTTTGGCATAAAAATAACTGTCAGCCAGCGCTAGATGGCCAGCAGCTTATTTAGCAAGAAAGCAGACACACCAACTTAACTGCATCATCAGCAGTAAAGTTGCTATGTCAAACATTCATATCTAACACGGATTCACTTAACAAGCTCTGAcataatagacaggaatgtaGTATGTTTGATGGTAACTTAACGATAGCATATTGCTCACAAACCAATATTTCCACAGAATACAATCCTCGCCATTTTGTGATTATTACGCGTTGCTAAACAAACTGCTCGATCAGCAGCAAACCGAGCGTTTAAGAACAAGAGTGCATGTAAGTGCCGTTAACTCTATATACTATAATAGCATATTTCAACAGTCAGTCATGTCCGGTGGAACAGATGGTAACACTGACAGTAAACCAGAGACTGTCATCTGGGAATGTCGCGTAGCTACGATTGTTGTTACCATCGCCATTTTGTATCTAGcccggctaacgttagctttcttCTGGTGACTAAACTTCAACAAGCCGCCGAATTGTGAAATATATTCATGTTGAGATACTTTAATTATGCCAGTAAACATGATAGTTGTTTGACAATATAACCAGGTTTCGTAACTATTTGATGTCACTGGCTAACAGCTAGCTACATTTAGCCTTTGCCAAATCAGCTGTAAACGTTACCCAGTTTTGACCAGAGTTTTCTAGCAGACTAGTTAGCATTCTACGTTAGTTCACAGCAACGCGTAATTAGCTAGGATGCTAACAAacaagctaaatgctaactaGCAATGTTAGCCTAGTTGGACCAACTACAGGCAAAAAGAAAGCGCTTGTGTGCACCTTTGTATAACTGTGCCACGGCGGTGGCGGAGTTCTGGAAGAGATGCCACAGTTTATCCTGGTCGTTGTCGGCCTCCTCCTCGCTCGGTTCCCTCTGCTCCGCTTCGGCCAAACACTGCCGCTCCCATTTTGAGAACCAGTGCTCGGGTCCGTGTTCCTGTATCTCCGAGTCTCCGTCTTCCTTCTTCTCCTCCATTTAATGCACCAAAACAGGAGTTAGATgctcctttttatatattaaacTATTAATATCGGGCCCTATATGAATAATTATTTGAGTACATTCATGAATGCTGTTTGATTTGTAATAGTTTGCCCCTACAATACAGCGTTGCTCTCTGGCCCCACTACCATCTGTGAAGATAAGCTCAGCTAACTATTTTTCCTGGTAGCCGACGTTGTGATATATACAACGCAGACTATCTTGTTGTGTGCTTTAGCCCGCCCATTATATCATATCTCGACTATGATTGGTCATATGAACACTGCAGGGCTGGCTTGAAAGCTTTATTTCGAATCTTATTGGCTCACGGACACGTCGCTCAAAGCATTGACACAAAAGAACCACAGTGAAAATTCCTCACAAGCTTGCGAGAGAGAGCAAGTTGTGTCGTGAAAAATCTGCACTGtttgaataaaaacaatatatatgataatttgttttgaacagtgctttataaatactgTTTTTTATCAACTGTATTATTTTATCCTTCTCTTAGAGTATTTTCTTTCACTTTATAACTAATTCTGAACACACAAGCTGGGAAAGGACATACATTATATTAACCATATAAACTTTTTCCGACAACAGCTAATTGAAGGCCTCTAATATTAGGGGTGCCACCTTATTTAtacagttatatatatatacactataaattatagtgtatatatataacTGTATAAATAAGGTGTCACCCTCTACAAGTCCATATATGACTCATGATAATTTACctacaaaaacatttttgacctgCTCAAATGGAGAAAAAAATTATAAggaaaataattaaaatgttatACACACCAATTTAACAAATAAAAAGGAAATTACATAAACGAGAGGAAGTCAGTGATCATAAAAAGCCTAACTGCGACGGGTATTATGAcctggtgtaatattatttttAACCACTGTATGGTGCAATTTACTCAAATATGAGAATGCATGTCTATTACAGCAAAGCACCTTCTGGTTACAGCAATGAAGATGAACACTGCCTTGCTTATGTGATATTTCATGATAGGCAGGTTTTCCTCCAAAATGGTCACACCCAATGATATACACGTTTGCACGGTTACAAGTTAGAAAAGTGACATTATTGTAagccttttttaaatatgttttttcatCTTTgattaaacatgtttttttatctttGATTTCACTTAATTGGCTTAATTGTTTAACCGTTGTAATAACTTATATTGCGGTATacttttgttgtgtgtgtgtgtgtgtgtgtgtgtgtgtgtgtgtgtgtgtgtgtgtgtgtgtgtgcgtgtgtgcgtgtgcgtgtgctaTTCAGCTGAAATCCAACTTGGCCCTATGAAAATAAGTGGAAATGGTTatttatgagtgtgtgtgtgtgtgtgtgtgtgtgtgtgtgtgtgtgtgtgtgtgtgtgtgtgtgtgtgtgtgtgtgtgtgtgtgtgtgtgtgtgtgtgtgtgtgtgtgtgtgtgtgtgtgtgtgtgtgtgtgtgtgtgtgtgtgtgtgtgctattcAGCTCAAATCAAACTTGGCCCTATGAAAATAAGTGAAAATGGTTATTTATGAGATTTATTTCAGGGTATTTCTTGTTGATTTCATACATCCCTGATCTAAATTAAAAACTTACAATGATAATGTAACCTTGCTTTAATGCAACCTTGAGAATCACGAATCAGGTTTAGgaggaaataaaaatgtaaatgaaataaatgtacaATAAAAGTACATCAAAAATAAACGAGGTTACAAAATGTATAGACGCCACAAAGCAGCAATGGGCTACCATACACTGAATGCAGTGGAGTGGAAAGTTGCTAATTGAAATGCTATACCATTAACCATAGCCATTAACATACAAATAATGCattgaagtaaaaacaataattttCTTCGATAAGTCTCCTGTTAATTGATAAAGTGTGGTTTTTattagttagtttaataggcaATACATGCTCCAGTTCGGTAGgaatgttgttcttcattacaCAAATGTCAATATAAAATGTGCAGGAATAACTATTTATTCAACACCGTTTCATaacaaatgttttaaagttaaaacaaatcttaatgttatttttgtttaacTATGTTAAAGTATTTTTGTGGAAGAATTAGTACGATAGGAAATTAATTGAGTAGCCTACACTTAATTActtatattattgaaatattgCTTTCTGTTCAAGCCATTGTAAATCACTG
Encoded proteins:
- the hapstr1a gene encoding HUWE1-associated protein modifying stress responses 1 → MEEKKEDGDSEIQEHGPEHWFSKWERQCLAEAEQREPSEEEADNDQDKLWHLFQNSATAVAQLYKDRVCHQQGLSLWVPFQNSATAVTNLYKESVEAHQRTFDRGIQTGHQRRNKDMLAWVKKRRRTIRREDLISFLCGKAPPHRSSRTNTRLAMVAPSRANSPAETGSSVEADLQPFREAIALHGLSGAMASISVRSGAPGSPTHVSGSSSNGGGAGVGASSGSGPVCRSRRNGLQDVDLNTFISEEMALHLDSTASAGGGGARKRNSTQCSDVITDSPTHKRNRMI